From Streptomyces sp. TLI_053, a single genomic window includes:
- a CDS encoding DUF4352 domain-containing protein → MSATTRRTRRTAALLLGATLVTLTATACNSTGGPSVSTEAKQTAAASAPAAGAATSAPAKPADSKPAESKPAEAAKAPAKVGDTIALKSTLEKGNTADITALKVVDPAQSTNEYLTAADGKHYVAVQFQIKPTGAKAYSDAPWSAAKVIDDQGQAYGPTLADTKAGPSFQTPTNIASGETGKGFVVFEVPNGTKLDKVQFSLDNGFADQVGQWKLG, encoded by the coding sequence ATGTCCGCGACCACCCGCCGCACCCGCCGCACCGCCGCCCTGCTGCTGGGCGCCACGCTCGTCACCCTCACCGCGACGGCCTGCAACTCGACCGGCGGCCCCTCCGTCTCCACCGAGGCCAAGCAGACCGCCGCCGCCTCCGCCCCGGCGGCCGGCGCCGCCACCTCCGCCCCGGCCAAGCCGGCCGACAGCAAGCCGGCGGAGAGCAAGCCCGCCGAGGCGGCCAAGGCCCCGGCGAAGGTCGGCGACACCATCGCCCTCAAGAGCACCCTGGAGAAGGGCAACACCGCCGACATCACCGCGCTGAAGGTGGTCGACCCGGCCCAGAGCACCAACGAGTACCTGACCGCGGCGGACGGCAAGCACTACGTCGCCGTGCAGTTCCAGATCAAGCCGACCGGGGCCAAGGCCTACAGCGACGCCCCGTGGAGTGCCGCCAAGGTGATCGACGACCAGGGCCAGGCGTACGGCCCGACGCTGGCCGACACCAAGGCCGGCCCGTCCTTCCAGACCCCGACCAACATCGCCTCCGGCGAGACGGGCAAGGGCTTCGTCGTCTTCGAGGTGCCCAACGGCACCAAGCTCGACAAGGTCCAGTTCTCCCTGGACAACGGCTTCGCCGACCAGGTCGGCCAGTGGAAGCTCGGCTGA
- a CDS encoding protein kinase has translation MTQARVIGGRYHLTEKIGHGGMGQVWAGHDERLARPVAVKLLRTDLLLAAAGGTDPTTADRLRHGDDLRRRFLRECRTTAALDHPGLVTVFDAGEEGGELYLVMQRVPGVSLADLIAEDAPFPVERAVAVAAQLCAALAAVHAVRVVHRDLKPSNVMVREDGRTVLLDLGIATALDPEATRLTLTGVPIGSPSYMAPEQALSTAVDPRSDLYALGCLLHEMLTGEGPFRAPTALGLLRRHVDDPPVPLRDLRPEVPAALERLVLDLLAKRPGDRPADAQEVYGRLLPLLPVAVSVPQPRFGPLPDPARPYRYPLQPQPRPEGVAPAPPPRAEPPPFLLAAAPNPPAPLPQAPPVAAAPPAAAEDFAAACARLSDLVDAGRRSEVLDLAARLLARGRSELGDGAGMVRTVRTIYARTLLQERRHREALAEYRALAATAEGGPHGRRALEPRHRVAECLEQLGRGAEALAEYQALLAVWPETEPERVLDLRERVGVLLASLGETEAAWSWLLQLLFDRERRDGPHHPAVRRLRQTLDTLQPHRTDATPWPPRA, from the coding sequence GTGACCCAGGCCCGGGTGATCGGCGGCCGCTACCACCTCACCGAGAAGATCGGCCACGGCGGCATGGGCCAGGTCTGGGCCGGCCACGACGAACGGCTCGCCCGCCCGGTCGCGGTCAAACTGCTGCGCACCGACCTGCTCCTCGCCGCCGCCGGCGGTACCGACCCGACCACCGCCGACCGGCTCCGGCACGGCGACGACCTGCGCCGCCGGTTCCTCCGCGAGTGCCGCACCACCGCGGCCCTCGACCATCCGGGTCTGGTCACCGTCTTCGACGCCGGTGAGGAGGGTGGCGAACTGTATCTGGTGATGCAGCGCGTCCCCGGTGTCAGTCTGGCCGATCTCATCGCCGAGGACGCGCCGTTCCCGGTCGAGCGCGCGGTCGCCGTGGCCGCCCAGCTCTGTGCCGCGCTGGCCGCCGTGCACGCGGTGCGGGTCGTCCACCGCGACCTCAAGCCGAGCAATGTGATGGTCCGGGAGGACGGCCGGACCGTCCTGCTGGACCTCGGCATCGCCACCGCGCTCGACCCCGAGGCCACCCGGCTCACCCTCACCGGTGTCCCGATCGGCAGCCCGTCCTACATGGCGCCGGAACAGGCGCTGTCCACCGCCGTCGACCCGCGCAGCGACCTGTACGCGCTCGGCTGCCTGCTGCACGAGATGCTGACCGGGGAAGGGCCGTTCCGGGCACCCACCGCGCTGGGACTGCTGCGGCGGCACGTCGACGACCCACCGGTGCCGTTGCGCGACCTGCGGCCCGAGGTGCCGGCCGCGCTGGAGCGGCTCGTGCTCGACCTGCTCGCCAAGCGCCCCGGGGACCGGCCGGCCGACGCCCAGGAGGTGTACGGGCGACTGCTGCCGCTGCTCCCCGTGGCCGTCTCGGTGCCGCAGCCCCGGTTCGGCCCGCTGCCGGACCCGGCCCGGCCCTACCGGTACCCGCTCCAGCCGCAGCCGCGCCCGGAGGGCGTCGCCCCGGCGCCGCCACCGCGGGCCGAACCGCCGCCGTTCCTGCTCGCCGCCGCGCCGAACCCGCCCGCCCCGCTGCCGCAGGCTCCGCCGGTGGCAGCGGCCCCGCCCGCCGCGGCGGAGGACTTCGCGGCGGCCTGCGCCCGGCTCTCCGACCTGGTCGACGCCGGCCGGCGCTCCGAGGTCCTGGACCTCGCCGCCCGGCTGCTGGCCCGCGGTCGCTCCGAACTCGGCGACGGCGCGGGAATGGTCCGCACCGTCCGGACCATCTACGCCCGGACCCTCCTCCAGGAGCGGCGCCACCGCGAGGCGCTGGCCGAGTACCGGGCGCTCGCCGCCACCGCCGAGGGCGGACCGCACGGCCGACGGGCGCTCGAACCGCGTCACCGGGTGGCCGAGTGCCTCGAGCAGCTCGGCCGGGGCGCGGAGGCGCTCGCCGAGTACCAGGCCCTGCTCGCGGTGTGGCCGGAGACCGAACCCGAGCGGGTGCTCGATCTCCGGGAACGGGTCGGCGTGCTCCTGGCCTCGCTCGGCGAGACGGAGGCGGCCTGGTCGTGGCTGCTCCAGTTGCTCTTCGACCGCGAACGCCGCGACGGCCCGCACCATCCGGCGGTCCGCCGTCTGAGGCAGACCCTCGACACCCTCCAGCCGCACCGCACCGACGCCACCCCCTGGCCCCCGCGCGCCTGA
- a CDS encoding N-6 DNA methylase, producing the protein MPDRPEVTAVEIARLAGVGRAAVSNWRRRHPDFPRPVGGTDSSPAFALAAVETWLRSQGKIAELPLLERVWRLVETLRDPDGHPAAPLVRAGAVLLLQHREPDRWAALADQPDTRLATALPRALADTARAVFGTGTGTEHGAGAGAAADGSDAAAGGLGRPGLFGSTELDLARLLARLAAEAGPAAAYEQLLTRYAEANTRQLSPTPPEAAELLAAVAGVPATVLDPATGLGALLLALPSSTDRYGQDTDPVTTALARLRLALHAPAADPVPLPVDLRPGDALRADAYTGHTFDAVLCQPPYNERDWGHDELQFDRRWPGGLVPPRGESELAWVLHCLAHTSPGGLTALLLPPTVAARRAGRRVRAELLRSGALRAVVALPAGAAPPYGVPLHLWVLRAPRSGDDFRQVLMIDAAATSPGSAEPAEGGRDKVRWPELSRTVLDAWRAFDLAAREGLPLPEDRPGRHRTVAAIDLLDDETDLSPARHVPPAAPPGGAAGLSHLGGRLTELLDGLADPGTLLPGPAPDPVPGAGVGPVVTLGELVRAGLLEVHSSGAGAPTRPVGTDPLGIDPLGTDPTDADPTGIPVLTDQDLVLGAPPASVLDRAAADGTPLTRPGDVLVPALGGGVARVVGPDGPPVGAALGRQLHLLRPDPAALDPDFLAGHLRSTAAARRAASHASTTTRLDIRRVELPRLPITEQRRLGAAFARLAAFDAALQQAATLGHALAQAVTDALAAGTAEPPSAS; encoded by the coding sequence ATGCCGGACCGACCCGAGGTGACCGCGGTCGAGATCGCCCGCCTCGCCGGGGTGGGCCGCGCCGCCGTCAGCAACTGGCGCCGCCGCCACCCCGACTTCCCGCGCCCCGTCGGCGGCACCGACAGCAGCCCGGCCTTCGCGCTCGCCGCGGTCGAGACCTGGCTCCGGTCCCAGGGCAAGATCGCCGAACTGCCCTTGCTGGAGCGGGTCTGGCGGCTCGTCGAGACCCTGCGCGACCCGGACGGCCACCCGGCCGCCCCGCTGGTCCGGGCCGGCGCCGTCCTGCTGCTGCAGCACCGGGAACCGGACCGCTGGGCCGCCCTCGCCGATCAGCCGGACACCAGGCTCGCCACCGCCCTGCCGCGCGCCCTCGCCGACACCGCCCGCGCCGTGTTCGGCACCGGCACCGGTACCGAACACGGCGCGGGGGCCGGTGCCGCGGCTGACGGCTCGGACGCTGCTGCCGGCGGACTCGGCCGACCGGGCCTCTTCGGCTCCACCGAGCTCGACCTCGCCCGGCTGCTCGCCCGGCTGGCCGCCGAGGCCGGTCCGGCCGCCGCCTACGAACAGCTCCTCACCCGGTACGCCGAGGCCAACACCCGCCAGCTCAGCCCCACCCCGCCGGAGGCCGCCGAACTGCTCGCCGCCGTCGCCGGCGTGCCCGCCACCGTGCTCGACCCCGCCACCGGCCTCGGCGCGCTGCTGCTCGCCCTGCCGTCCAGCACCGACCGCTACGGCCAGGACACCGACCCGGTCACCACCGCGCTCGCCCGGCTCAGGCTCGCCCTGCACGCGCCCGCCGCCGACCCCGTCCCGCTCCCGGTCGACCTCCGCCCCGGCGACGCCCTGCGTGCCGACGCCTACACCGGCCACACCTTCGACGCGGTGCTCTGCCAGCCCCCCTACAACGAGCGGGACTGGGGCCACGACGAGCTGCAGTTCGACCGTCGCTGGCCCGGTGGACTCGTCCCGCCGCGCGGCGAGTCCGAACTCGCCTGGGTGCTGCACTGCCTCGCCCACACCAGTCCCGGCGGGCTCACCGCACTGCTGCTCCCGCCGACCGTCGCCGCCCGCCGGGCCGGCCGCCGGGTCCGTGCCGAACTGCTGCGTTCGGGCGCGCTGCGGGCGGTGGTCGCCCTCCCGGCCGGTGCCGCGCCTCCGTACGGGGTGCCGCTCCACCTCTGGGTGCTGCGCGCGCCCCGCTCCGGCGACGACTTCCGCCAGGTGCTGATGATCGACGCCGCCGCCACCTCGCCCGGCTCCGCCGAACCCGCCGAGGGCGGCCGCGACAAGGTCCGCTGGCCCGAGCTGAGCCGTACCGTCCTGGACGCCTGGCGCGCCTTCGACCTCGCCGCCCGGGAGGGTCTCCCGCTGCCCGAGGACCGGCCCGGCCGCCACCGGACCGTGGCGGCGATCGACCTGCTCGACGACGAGACCGACCTCTCGCCCGCCCGGCACGTCCCGCCGGCCGCCCCGCCCGGCGGCGCCGCCGGACTCTCGCACCTCGGCGGCCGGCTGACCGAGCTGCTGGACGGACTCGCCGACCCCGGCACCCTGCTGCCCGGACCGGCACCCGACCCGGTGCCGGGAGCGGGCGTAGGCCCGGTGGTCACCCTGGGGGAGCTGGTCCGCGCCGGACTGCTGGAGGTGCACTCCTCCGGGGCGGGCGCCCCGACCCGGCCGGTCGGCACCGATCCGCTCGGCATCGATCCGCTCGGCACCGATCCGACCGATGCCGATCCGACCGGCATCCCTGTGCTGACGGACCAGGACCTGGTCCTCGGCGCCCCGCCCGCATCCGTCCTGGACCGGGCCGCCGCCGACGGCACTCCGCTGACCCGGCCCGGCGACGTGCTCGTCCCCGCTCTCGGCGGCGGCGTGGCCCGGGTGGTCGGCCCGGACGGCCCACCCGTCGGTGCCGCGCTCGGCCGCCAGCTGCACCTGCTCCGTCCCGACCCGGCCGCCCTCGACCCGGACTTCCTGGCCGGGCATCTGCGCTCCACGGCCGCCGCCCGCCGGGCCGCCAGCCACGCCTCGACGACCACCAGGCTGGACATCCGCCGGGTCGAGCTGCCGCGGCTGCCGATCACCGAACAGCGCCGCCTCGGCGCGGCCTTCGCCCGGCTCGCCGCCTTCGACGCGGCGCTCCAGCAGGCCGCGACCCTCGGCCACGCCCTCGCCCAGGCCGTCACCGACGCCCTGGCCGCCGGCACCGCCGAGCCCCCGTCGGCCTCCTGA